In Ktedonobacterales bacterium, a single genomic region encodes these proteins:
- the gpmI gene encoding 2,3-bisphosphoglycerate-independent phosphoglycerate mutase, protein MPGAVPRPLVLIVMDGWGINPRSEANAIALAQTPHIDRIARAFPHTQLATSGPAVGLPEGQMGNSEVGHLNIGAGKRVLQEFTRVSSAIHDRTFFENEALLKAVHHVRQNHSALHLCGLIGPGGVHAHQSHLYACLQLAARHEVERVYIHAFTDGRDTSPFGGLEYMKELVAQTEEIDSAHPARVATISGRYYAMDRDNRWDRIAKTYFAMTRGEGRQASDPVAAIQQSYDEKVTDEFIVPVVLMQDGRPVATVKAGDSVIYFNFRSDRGRELTKAFVLDTLPPQAEGKFARGPKLDGLVFVTMTEYESGLPVDVAFPADNVDLPLAKLLSDRGMRQFHTAETEKYAHVTFFFNGGREAPFPGEDRLLVPSPKVATYDLKPEMSAPEVTDEAVRRINSGEYDVVIMNYANADMVGHTAVLAAAIKAVETVDAGVGRVVDAALAKGGAALITADHGNAEQLIEYDTGKPHTSHTTNPVPLYFAVPQMPDARLRGDGILADVAPTMLHLLQVPQPKEMTGRTLIIGE, encoded by the coding sequence ATGCCAGGAGCAGTTCCCCGCCCACTAGTACTGATTGTGATGGATGGCTGGGGCATCAATCCCCGTTCTGAGGCTAACGCGATTGCGCTGGCGCAGACTCCGCATATTGATCGGATTGCGCGCGCGTTTCCCCACACACAGCTTGCCACCAGCGGCCCGGCGGTGGGTCTGCCGGAAGGGCAGATGGGCAATTCGGAAGTGGGCCATCTGAATATTGGCGCGGGCAAGCGCGTGCTTCAGGAGTTTACGCGAGTCTCCTCGGCGATTCACGATAGAACTTTTTTTGAGAACGAGGCGCTGCTCAAGGCGGTTCACCATGTCAGGCAAAACCATAGCGCGCTGCATTTGTGCGGGTTGATCGGCCCTGGCGGGGTCCACGCGCACCAGAGCCATCTCTATGCCTGTTTGCAACTGGCGGCGCGGCATGAGGTGGAGCGCGTTTACATCCATGCTTTCACTGATGGCCGCGATACCTCGCCCTTTGGTGGGCTGGAGTATATGAAGGAACTGGTGGCGCAGACAGAAGAGATTGATAGCGCGCATCCGGCGCGGGTGGCTACGATCTCCGGGCGCTATTATGCGATGGACCGCGATAACCGCTGGGATCGGATCGCCAAAACCTATTTCGCCATGACGCGCGGCGAAGGCCGCCAGGCCAGCGATCCAGTGGCGGCGATTCAACAGTCGTATGATGAGAAAGTGACCGACGAGTTTATTGTACCCGTTGTGCTGATGCAGGATGGCCGCCCGGTGGCGACGGTCAAGGCGGGCGACAGCGTGATCTATTTTAACTTCCGCTCTGATCGTGGGCGCGAGTTGACGAAAGCTTTTGTGCTGGATACGCTGCCGCCGCAGGCTGAGGGGAAGTTTGCGCGCGGGCCAAAACTGGATGGCCTGGTCTTTGTGACGATGACGGAGTATGAGTCGGGGCTGCCGGTGGACGTGGCTTTTCCGGCAGATAACGTTGATCTGCCGCTGGCAAAGTTGCTCTCGGATCGGGGGATGCGTCAGTTTCATACCGCTGAGACGGAGAAGTACGCGCATGTCACGTTCTTCTTTAACGGTGGACGCGAAGCGCCGTTTCCTGGCGAAGACCGGCTGCTGGTGCCATCGCCCAAAGTGGCAACTTATGATCTGAAGCCGGAGATGAGCGCGCCGGAAGTGACCGACGAGGCGGTGCGGCGCATTAACAGCGGCGAGTATGACGTGGTGATTATGAACTACGCAAATGCGGATATGGTGGGGCATACCGCTGTGCTGGCTGCGGCTATTAAGGCGGTGGAGACGGTGGATGCGGGCGTGGGGCGCGTGGTGGATGCGGCGCTGGCGAAAGGCGGCGCGGCGCTGATTACCGCCGATCATGGTAACGCCGAGCAGTTGATTGAGTATGATACGGGTAAGCCGCACACGTCGCATACGACCAATCCGGTACCGCTGTATTTCGCTGTGCCACAGATGCCCGATGCCCGCCTGCGCGGCGATGGCATTCTGGCCGATGTCGCGCCAACGATGCTGCACCTCTTGCAGGTTCCCCAGCCCAAAGAGATGACCGGGCGCACGCTGATCATCGGCGAGTAA